DNA from Pseudomonas putida:
GAGAAAGTTGGAGCTTGCGATCGGTCAGCAGATGGTCGCTCCCCGCACCCCAGCGCTTGAAGATGCTGGCGGCCATGATGGGCGTCTGGCTCTCGAGGGTCGTATCGACCAACTCCTTGAGGATGGTGTCCTGACGGCGCAGGGCGAAACTGAAGCCAATGGCCTCGTGCTTGCCAAAGCTGGCCATGCGCAAAGGAGGGAGGTGACCGCGATTGAGTTGATAGTGGGTCGAGATGGTATCGCCAATGAACACGTCGGCCTGGCCGAAAGCGACAGCGTTCAGGGCCAGGGTGGAGGAGCGAAAGGCCAGCAGCTCGGCCTTCGGGTAGGCGCTGAGCACCTCCTTGGGCGAGAGATAGTGATAGAGCATGCTCAGGCGCAGCCCTTTGAGTTCGTCATCGAGTACGCGACGTTCGTGTTCGCGGGTCACCAGCACTGGCTGATCGATCGCGTAGGGGCGTGACAGCGCAAGGCCGGCAACGGCTTCATAGCCGTTGGCGCTGCCAAGCAGATCGATCCGGCCATTCTTCAGTGCCTCGATCGCTGACTGACGGCTGTCGAAGCCCAGCACGCGGACTTTCAGCCCCAGCGCAATGCCGATCAGGCCGGCGTATTCAGCGGTGAGCCCCTGGTAGTCGCGCCCGCCCGTGGTGATATCGAAAGGCGGGTAGTCCGGGAAGGATGTACCGATCACCAACTCCTTTTTTTCAGAGAGCCATTGGCGTTGGGTCGGCGTCAGCACCGGCAGCACCGGCTTGAGCGATGAACGCGTCAGTAGATTGAGTGCCTTGGGCCTGTATTGCGCGGCGTGCGCTGGGTGGCAGGCCAACGCAATGGCAACGATGAACAGGCAGGTTAGATACCGCCCCATGTTGCACCTCAAACCAGCGCGTTGCGCTTGGCAACATCAATCAGGTCGACCAACGTCTGAACCTGAAGTTTTTGCATCAAACGCTTCTTGTAGGTGCTGACGGTTTTGTTGCTCAGAAACATGCCCTTGGCAATTTCCTTGTTGCTCTTTCCTTGGGCGAAAAGTTGCAAAACCATAAGTTCTCTGTCGTTAACGTGTCGGAAAAGTCGTATCTCCTGGTCTGGAATAACCTGGCTGGTGTTAACCGCTTGGCTGGGAAAATAATTGTAACCAGAGAGCACGGCCTTTATTGCGCTAAGCAGTTCACTCAGGTCTTCCTGTTTACCAACATATCCGGCGGCCCCTGACTGCATGCAGCGAACCGCGAAAAGCGCAGGGCTTTGTGCGGTCAATACCAGCACTTTCAGGGGCAAGGCCATGCTCTGGAAGCGGGACAGGATCTCGAGGCCATCGAGTTTGGGGATGGCAATGTCGAGGATGACCAGGTCGGGGCGTGTCTCTCGGACCATCTGCATGGCATGAACGCCATTGTCCGATTCACCGACGACCTTGTAGTTCTGATTTTCCAGCAACATGCGAACCGCCATGCGGATAACGGGGTGATCATCGACAATATATACAGAGTGCATATTCAACTTCCATGCGGCAGGTGTCGGAAATAGTGCGCACCTTAGCTCAGTTGGAAGTCATCGGACATGCGAGGAAGGGCCAGGGCTCGCATATGGGAAAATACCTACAGTAAAAAGCTACGCGCGCTACGAATGGGGCGTATTGATGCCGAAAATGGCGCGGAGTTTGGTAACTTTTTATTTGTAAATAGGGAGTGGCGTTTAATTCTATTGAGGGCTAATAAGAAATTTCCTTCAAATACTAGCCCCCAAGACTATTGGTTTGTCACAACGCTCACAGGGGGCTGGAACGTCCAGTCATTTCACTGGCCATTTCGCTGGCGTAGCTGTCTGTCATCCCAGCGATGAAGTCGATCATGCGCAGGAAGGCGGTATGCAGCGAGTCATGCGGGTCGGGTGCATGATTTCCGATCAAGTCCAGTACACGTCGGCTCTTGAATGAAGGCGTGCGCCCACCGTGCTGTTCCAATGCCGCCCCACAGAAGGCATTGAGGAGAATCTCAAGGGTGGTGTACGCGCCGATTTCGTGCAGGGTCTTACGTTTGTCTTGGAAGATTTTCTTACGCGCCATGTCCTTGGCCTGGAGCACGCAGCGCTTGGCTGGGCCGTGCATGTGCTCGACCAGATCGCCGGACAGGTGCCCCGCCAGCAAGGCGGTCTGTTGCTCGACGAAGGCCTGGGCCGCCGCGTTGGTCAGGTGCTCGATGGCCTTGCCACGCAGGATCGCCAGTTTGCGTCGCCGTGAGTCAGTGGGCCCTAGTTGACGGTAGGTTTCGGGCAAATCGTCGCCCACCAAATCGAGCAGCAGGGCCTCGACCTCGGCGTACTGCAGCAACTCCATCTCCAGGCCGTCTTCGAGGTCGATCAAGGCGTAGCAGATGTCGTCTGCGGCTTCCATCAAGTACACCAGCGGATGGCGCGCCCAGCGCTGTTGTTCAAGCTGCGGCAGGCCGAGCTTGCGGGCGATCTGCTCGAGCAGCGGCAATTCGCTCTGGTAGGCGCCGAACTTGTGTTTCTTGTAACCCAGGGCGTCGGCGTGGCGGGCGCTCCACGGGTACTTGAGATAGGTACCCAAGGTGGCGTAGGTCAGCCGGGTGCCGCCATCGAACTGGTGGTATTCCAGTTGGGTGAGTACACGAAATCCCTGGGCATTGCCTTCGAAGTTGAGAAAGTCGGCGCGCTCGTCCTCCTTCATGTCGTCCAGCCAGCCACGTCCGGCAGCCTGCTGGAACCAGTGGCGGATGGCATCTTCACCGGAGTGGCCAAAGGGCGGATTGCCGATGTCATGGGCCAGGCACGCCGACTGCACGATCATGCCCAGGTCGCTGGGCTCGCACCAGGCTGGCAGGTGGTCGCGCAGGGTTTCACCCACGCGCATACCCAGGGAGCGGCCGACGCAGCTGACTTCCAGGGAATGGGTCAGGCGCGTGTGGATATGATCGTTGCTGGAAACGGGGTGGACCTGGGTCTTGCGCCCCAGGCGGCGAAAGGCACCGGAGAAGATGATGCGGTCATGGTCTTTGTGGAAGGGGCTGCGCCCCAGTTCTTCGGGGCTGTACAGGGCTTTGCCCAGGCGTTCGCGGGTCAGCAGGGTGTGCCAGTCCAAGGCTCGATCTCCCGTCAGGTGGAAGCCATAGCTTCCCGTGTCGGGCGCGCCCGCGCAAGCAGCGGGCGCGATCGATCAGGGACGGCGGCTATTGCGCAAGAACAGTCGCACCA
Protein-coding regions in this window:
- a CDS encoding deoxyguanosinetriphosphate triphosphohydrolase; the encoded protein is MDWHTLLTRERLGKALYSPEELGRSPFHKDHDRIIFSGAFRRLGRKTQVHPVSSNDHIHTRLTHSLEVSCVGRSLGMRVGETLRDHLPAWCEPSDLGMIVQSACLAHDIGNPPFGHSGEDAIRHWFQQAAGRGWLDDMKEDERADFLNFEGNAQGFRVLTQLEYHQFDGGTRLTYATLGTYLKYPWSARHADALGYKKHKFGAYQSELPLLEQIARKLGLPQLEQQRWARHPLVYLMEAADDICYALIDLEDGLEMELLQYAEVEALLLDLVGDDLPETYRQLGPTDSRRRKLAILRGKAIEHLTNAAAQAFVEQQTALLAGHLSGDLVEHMHGPAKRCVLQAKDMARKKIFQDKRKTLHEIGAYTTLEILLNAFCGAALEQHGGRTPSFKSRRVLDLIGNHAPDPHDSLHTAFLRMIDFIAGMTDSYASEMASEMTGRSSPL
- a CDS encoding response regulator transcription factor; amino-acid sequence: MHSVYIVDDHPVIRMAVRMLLENQNYKVVGESDNGVHAMQMVRETRPDLVILDIAIPKLDGLEILSRFQSMALPLKVLVLTAQSPALFAVRCMQSGAAGYVGKQEDLSELLSAIKAVLSGYNYFPSQAVNTSQVIPDQEIRLFRHVNDRELMVLQLFAQGKSNKEIAKGMFLSNKTVSTYKKRLMQKLQVQTLVDLIDVAKRNALV